The following are from one region of the uncultured Ilyobacter sp. genome:
- a CDS encoding HAD family phosphatase, with product MIKNIIFDLGRVLFNFEPLEYTYKNIPDRQRAYKIYQEVFKSNEWIMLDRGVITEKEAINKICDRNPENDQLIREVMNNWYEILTPMEDVVNILKELKLQEYKIYFLSNFHLLAFEKVSKKYDFFRNFNGGIVSYRENLLKPENEIYNKLVSRYGINPSESIFIDDTEENIISAEKLGFKTVLFTSSFDLKEKLLGYNCF from the coding sequence ATGATAAAAAACATTATATTTGATTTAGGGAGAGTATTGTTTAATTTTGAGCCTTTAGAATATACATACAAAAATATTCCTGATAGACAAAGAGCCTATAAAATTTACCAAGAGGTATTTAAAAGTAATGAATGGATTATGCTCGATAGGGGAGTAATTACCGAGAAGGAGGCAATTAACAAGATATGTGACAGAAATCCAGAAAATGATCAACTTATAAGAGAAGTGATGAATAACTGGTATGAAATACTTACCCCAATGGAAGATGTTGTAAATATTTTAAAAGAATTAAAACTTCAGGAATATAAAATATATTTTTTATCTAATTTTCATTTGTTAGCATTTGAAAAGGTCTCCAAGAAATATGACTTTTTTAGAAATTTCAACGGAGGGATAGTTTCATACAGAGAAAATCTACTGAAACCAGAAAATGAAATTTATAATAAATTAGTCAGTAGATATGGAATAAACCCATCTGAGTCAATATTTATTGATGATACAGAGGAAAATATTATAAGCGCGGAAAAATTGGGATTTAAAACAGTACTTTTCACTTCATCTTTTGACTTAAAAGAAAA
- a CDS encoding ABC transporter ATP-binding protein: MKFDFSMVKEFGEFYKPHKRLFMIDMVCAFFVAFIDLAYPMLAKYALNDLLPRNEFRGYFIFVLVLLGLYVLRVFFQFVNDYWGHILGIRIEYDLRKELFLHLQKLSFRFYDKTRVGHIMSRMVNDLNEMTEMAHHVPEDVFLSALMLIGSFFAMLALNWQLALGVYTVVPIMVFFAVKRRKKMSQGFKKVKEKISGVNAQLESSISGIRVSKSFANEEHEINKFNESNVLFKNSKNDAYMQMAVFMGGMHFFINLLNIVVLGLGGFLIYQRKMNFPDLVAFTLYTNAFLVPIRRLTNSVQQFESGMTGFARFNEIMAIEPLIKDSEDAVELDNCKGKINFKNVTFAYNENHNIISDINLNIEPGKVIALVGPSGGGKTTLCHLIPRFYEVDSGEISIDDINIKDIKINSLRKNIGLVSQDVFLFAGTIRDNIIYGNINAAEEEMIQAAKNAEIHDFIMSLEKGYETDVGERGIKLSGGQKQRISIARVFLKNPPILILDEATSALDNETEFKIQKSLEKLSKGRTSLIIAHRLTTIKHADEIIVINKDGIQEIGTHEELLEEKGIYSSLYEAQYKGFIPDEIEHN, from the coding sequence ATGAAGTTTGATTTTTCTATGGTTAAAGAATTCGGGGAATTTTATAAGCCTCACAAAAGGCTTTTTATGATTGATATGGTCTGTGCTTTTTTTGTGGCATTTATTGATCTGGCTTATCCAATGCTGGCAAAATATGCATTAAATGATCTTCTACCGAGAAATGAGTTTAGAGGTTATTTTATTTTTGTATTGGTTTTGCTGGGCTTATATGTTTTAAGGGTGTTTTTTCAGTTTGTAAATGATTACTGGGGTCATATTCTAGGAATAAGAATCGAGTACGACTTAAGAAAAGAACTGTTTTTACACCTTCAGAAACTTTCCTTTCGTTTTTATGATAAGACGAGAGTAGGGCATATAATGTCTAGAATGGTCAATGATCTCAATGAGATGACAGAGATGGCCCATCATGTCCCTGAGGATGTTTTTCTTTCGGCACTGATGCTTATAGGATCTTTCTTTGCCATGCTGGCTCTTAATTGGCAGCTGGCTCTAGGAGTATATACAGTTGTACCAATTATGGTTTTTTTCGCAGTAAAAAGAAGAAAAAAAATGTCACAGGGATTTAAAAAAGTAAAAGAAAAAATATCAGGCGTAAATGCACAGCTTGAGAGCAGTATCTCGGGAATAAGGGTATCAAAATCATTTGCAAATGAAGAGCATGAGATCAACAAATTTAACGAAAGCAATGTGCTATTTAAAAACTCAAAGAACGACGCCTATATGCAGATGGCTGTTTTTATGGGCGGTATGCATTTTTTTATAAATCTTTTAAATATAGTAGTTCTAGGATTAGGAGGGTTCCTTATTTACCAGAGGAAGATGAATTTTCCAGATTTAGTTGCCTTTACTTTATACACCAATGCTTTTCTAGTTCCCATAAGAAGGCTGACCAATTCTGTTCAGCAATTTGAATCAGGGATGACAGGATTTGCAAGATTTAATGAAATTATGGCTATAGAACCTCTCATCAAAGATAGTGAAGATGCCGTAGAGCTAGACAACTGCAAGGGAAAGATAAATTTCAAAAATGTTACCTTTGCCTATAATGAAAATCACAATATAATCTCTGATATTAATCTGAATATAGAACCTGGGAAAGTAATCGCCCTTGTAGGGCCTTCTGGGGGAGGGAAAACGACTTTATGTCATCTGATCCCTAGATTCTATGAAGTGGACTCGGGAGAGATTTCCATTGATGATATCAATATCAAAGATATAAAAATCAACAGCCTGAGGAAAAATATTGGTTTGGTTTCCCAAGATGTCTTCTTATTTGCAGGAACAATCAGAGATAATATAATCTACGGAAATATAAATGCCGCAGAAGAAGAGATGATCCAGGCGGCTAAAAATGCAGAAATTCATGACTTTATTATGAGTCTGGAAAAAGGTTATGAAACCGATGTGGGGGAAAGAGGGATAAAGCTTTCTGGAGGTCAAAAGCAAAGGATAAGTATTGCCAGGGTATTCCTTAAAAATCCCCCTATACTGATACTAGATGAGGCCACTTCAGCCCTTGATAATGAAACTGAGTTTAAGATTCAAAAATCTTTGGAAAAATTATCAAAGGGAAGAACGAGCCTTATTATTGCCCACCGTCTCACTACGATCAAACACGCAGATGAGATTATTGTAATCAACAAAGATGGGATACAGGAGATCGGCACCCATGAGGAGCTGCTAGAGGAAAAGGGAATATACAGCTCTCTGTACGAGGCTCAGTATAAGGGATTCATCCCTGACGAGATAGAGCACAACTAG